Proteins encoded in a region of the Massilia sp. UMI-21 genome:
- a CDS encoding FtsW/RodA/SpoVE family cell cycle protein, protein MIPRRGAAALALALLCALQLLATLRAPPRYLPAALTLRVAPGESVSLGRAELAAPRAAARQFTVGRDAAGRWWLRNTSPAQDAVLVRADERLHSGSVVLAAGQRLQAGATVFDVLAAGEDRTRLRDGRHDWEYDGALLLRDGRAQPACPDAGTAARLSGWWNRFAPGFLRFQRPLVFGGHLDCGNRLAVAGLETGKLILARSASGTLALKVRGAQPVLLQDQGSWVDAARRAHPLAGVSAIAVGRTRFAVSSEGDSLRLRPSRQVALFAQPKAELPAGVQWQWAQRALWRLPAPSAAACCAALGVFLLAGAAGLRIGGAVRDAAGLARLLASCLIPALALMLLPMQRSGVLSGSGWTLLLAWAALWHALLWPRRPSWLGVVAVLLLGAGLLVQLELGLGAHDTAWLRHVDTSGILLAAGLPLGLLLLDGAARGALSRPAAEWLLVVLALVALAGLLLQVMFGDETGVFDIQPVEFAKLALAALSAHCLALATGTDAIRARRGWRDGLRMLAPALLFVLLLAVALVQVDDYSPLILLLVWAAVTLLAWCLASGRRRQAACVAGLCCVFLGAAAALQSTGAALNGGFYAERFQVWADPGAHPHTGQQMLLGARAVAAGGWLGADGLLGAASLGGPAGDALHIPAVQDDFAPSFLINRHGLLGGLLLWALQAALLAALLHAAASAWRAACGAGDFRRAWLGRFQCFLLSGGAAFLGGHFLLSWGTNLALFPIMGQPMSFLSAGGSHLLFFICPLLAFGMASVQSFEEMSSCRSMSNTKSWPR, encoded by the coding sequence GTGATTCCGCGCCGGGGCGCCGCCGCGCTGGCGCTGGCGCTGCTGTGCGCGCTGCAGCTGCTCGCCACGCTGCGCGCGCCGCCACGCTACCTGCCGGCGGCGCTCACGCTGCGCGTCGCGCCGGGGGAGTCGGTGTCCCTGGGCCGCGCCGAACTGGCCGCGCCGCGCGCCGCGGCGCGGCAGTTCACGGTCGGGCGCGATGCCGCGGGCCGCTGGTGGCTGCGCAACACCAGTCCCGCGCAGGACGCCGTGCTGGTGCGCGCCGACGAGCGCCTGCACAGCGGCAGTGTGGTGCTGGCCGCGGGCCAGCGCCTGCAGGCCGGCGCAACGGTCTTCGACGTGCTCGCCGCAGGCGAAGACCGCACCCGGCTGCGCGACGGCCGCCACGACTGGGAATACGACGGCGCCTTGCTGCTGCGCGACGGGCGCGCGCAGCCGGCCTGCCCCGACGCGGGCACGGCGGCGCGCCTGAGCGGCTGGTGGAACCGCTTCGCTCCCGGCTTCCTGCGCTTCCAGCGTCCGCTCGTCTTCGGCGGCCATCTCGACTGCGGCAACCGCCTCGCCGTGGCCGGCCTCGAGACCGGCAAGCTGATACTGGCGCGCAGCGCCTCCGGCACCCTGGCCCTGAAGGTGCGCGGGGCGCAACCGGTGCTGCTGCAAGACCAGGGCAGCTGGGTCGATGCCGCGCGCCGTGCGCATCCGCTCGCCGGCGTGAGCGCGATCGCGGTCGGGCGTACCCGCTTCGCCGTCTCCAGCGAGGGCGACTCGCTGCGGCTGCGGCCGAGCCGCCAGGTCGCGTTGTTTGCGCAGCCCAAGGCGGAACTGCCGGCGGGCGTACAGTGGCAGTGGGCGCAGCGCGCGCTGTGGCGCCTCCCGGCCCCGTCGGCGGCGGCCTGCTGCGCCGCGCTCGGGGTGTTCCTGCTGGCCGGCGCCGCGGGCCTGCGGATCGGCGGGGCGGTGCGCGACGCGGCCGGCCTGGCCAGGCTCCTGGCCTCGTGCCTGATCCCGGCGCTGGCGCTGATGCTGTTGCCGATGCAGCGCAGCGGCGTCCTGTCGGGCTCCGGCTGGACCCTGCTGCTGGCCTGGGCCGCGCTCTGGCATGCCTTGCTGTGGCCGCGGCGGCCGTCCTGGCTCGGGGTGGTCGCGGTGCTGCTGCTGGGCGCCGGCCTGCTGGTCCAGCTCGAGCTGGGCCTGGGCGCGCACGATACCGCATGGCTGCGCCACGTCGACACCAGCGGCATCCTGCTGGCCGCCGGGCTTCCGCTCGGCCTGCTGCTGCTGGACGGCGCGGCGCGCGGCGCCCTGTCGCGCCCCGCCGCCGAGTGGCTGCTGGTCGTGCTGGCGCTGGTTGCGCTGGCCGGCCTGCTGCTGCAGGTGATGTTCGGCGACGAAACCGGCGTGTTCGATATCCAGCCGGTGGAGTTCGCCAAGCTCGCCCTGGCGGCCCTGAGCGCCCATTGCCTGGCGCTGGCGACCGGCACCGACGCCATCCGCGCCCGCCGCGGCTGGCGCGACGGCTTGCGCATGCTGGCGCCGGCCCTGCTGTTCGTCCTGCTGCTGGCAGTGGCGCTGGTGCAGGTCGACGACTATTCGCCCCTGATCCTGCTGCTGGTCTGGGCCGCGGTCACGCTGCTGGCCTGGTGCCTGGCCAGCGGCCGCCGCCGCCAGGCCGCCTGCGTGGCCGGCCTGTGCTGCGTCTTCCTCGGCGCAGCGGCCGCCCTGCAATCGACCGGCGCCGCCTTGAATGGCGGCTTCTACGCCGAACGCTTCCAGGTCTGGGCCGACCCGGGCGCCCATCCGCACACCGGACAGCAGATGCTGCTCGGCGCGCGCGCGGTCGCCGCCGGCGGCTGGCTCGGCGCCGACGGCCTGCTCGGCGCCGCTTCCCTGGGCGGTCCCGCCGGCGACGCGCTGCACATCCCCGCGGTGCAGGACGACTTCGCCCCGTCCTTCCTGATCAACCGCCACGGCCTGCTCGGCGGCCTGCTGCTGTGGGCGCTGCAGGCGGCCCTGCTGGCGGCGCTGCTGCATGCCGCCGCCAGCGCGTGGCGGGCGGCCTGCGGCGCCGGCGATTTCCGGCGCGCCTGGCTGGGCCGTTTCCAGTGTTTTCTGCTGAGCGGCGGGGCCGCCTTCCTGGGCGGGCACTTCCTGCTGTCCTGGGGCACCAACCTGGCGCTGTTCCCGATCATGGGCCAGCCGATGAGCTTCCTGTCGGCCGGCGGCTCGCACCTGCTGTTTTTCATCTGCCCCCTGCTAGCGTTCGGCATGGCGAGCGTTCAATCTTTCGAGGAGATGTCATCATGCCGGTCTATGTCCAACACGAAGTCCTGGCCAAGGTAG
- a CDS encoding serine/threonine protein kinase, whose product MVQQGTIVSLAGGQYRLREQLGGSAYGLVWRADTPRGSVALKLVNTIQMARAPRALRQHWIDAARAEAAFLARLAPWDGRHIVRLLDSGSHEGLPAMALELLDGDLAGHLKAERAAGSAPDAMQALDWVAQVNQALAKVHAAGFRYLDLKPGNLLLERRTGGLKLADFGTSRARPEAPDRAYAGTAGWQAPEQFFADPRGVYLTDPRSDYFALGALLYWLVCGRKLRYGAACGQAFAAHGREGAAVLRRSSGGIPATLHPDEGARFAQAFGAAGAQAAALLRALLAPLPEGRPGHALAISRMLCALRAGAGHAAWRRAA is encoded by the coding sequence ATGGTCCAGCAAGGCACAATCGTTTCCCTGGCGGGCGGCCAGTACCGTCTGCGTGAGCAACTGGGCGGTTCGGCCTACGGCCTCGTATGGCGCGCCGACACGCCGCGCGGCAGCGTCGCGCTCAAGCTGGTCAACACCATCCAGATGGCGCGCGCGCCACGCGCACTGCGGCAGCACTGGATCGACGCCGCCCGCGCCGAAGCGGCATTCCTGGCGCGGCTGGCGCCCTGGGACGGCCGCCACATCGTGCGCCTGCTCGACAGCGGCAGCCACGAGGGCTTGCCGGCGATGGCGCTGGAACTGCTCGACGGCGACCTCGCCGGCCACCTGAAAGCCGAGCGTGCCGCCGGGAGCGCCCCGGACGCCATGCAGGCGCTCGACTGGGTCGCGCAGGTCAACCAGGCCCTGGCCAAGGTGCATGCGGCGGGCTTTCGCTACCTCGACCTCAAGCCCGGCAACCTGCTGCTCGAGCGCCGCACGGGCGGCCTGAAGCTGGCCGACTTCGGCACCAGCCGCGCGCGCCCCGAGGCCCCCGACCGCGCCTATGCCGGCACTGCCGGCTGGCAGGCGCCCGAGCAGTTCTTCGCGGACCCGCGCGGCGTCTACCTGACCGACCCGCGCAGCGACTATTTCGCCCTCGGCGCCCTGCTCTACTGGCTGGTGTGCGGCCGCAAGCTGCGCTATGGCGCCGCCTGTGGCCAGGCCTTCGCCGCCCATGGCCGCGAAGGCGCCGCCGTCCTGCGGCGCTCATCCGGCGGCATTCCGGCCACCCTGCACCCGGACGAGGGAGCCAGGTTTGCGCAGGCCTTCGGCGCCGCCGGTGCGCAGGCGGCCGCCCTGCTGCGCGCCCTGCTCGCCCCCCTGCCGGAGGGCCGGCCGGGGCATGCGCTGGCGATCAGCCGCATGCTGTGCGCCCTGCGCGCCGGCGCCGGCCACGCAGCGTGGCGGAGGGCGGCGTGA
- a CDS encoding PXPV repeat protein, which yields MLKSKIVGAVVLAAVAVSPAAMADDRGTNTAIGAVLGAAIGASAGGSGGALVGGVLGAAVGNSISSRDDRRYADNRYYDSRYYDRRGHGYGQVQPRAVYVQPRPVYVQPRPVYVQPRPVYVERRDWDRHDRRDWDRDDRRDRHDRHDRDRNDRWDRHGR from the coding sequence ATGTTGAAATCTAAAATTGTTGGTGCGGTGGTCCTGGCCGCGGTTGCCGTCTCCCCGGCGGCAATGGCGGACGACCGTGGTACGAATACCGCCATCGGCGCCGTCCTCGGCGCGGCGATCGGCGCCAGCGCCGGCGGCTCGGGCGGCGCCCTGGTGGGCGGTGTGCTGGGTGCGGCCGTGGGCAACTCGATATCGTCCCGCGACGACCGCCGCTACGCCGACAACCGCTACTACGACAGCCGCTACTACGACCGCCGCGGCCATGGCTACGGCCAGGTCCAGCCGCGCGCGGTGTACGTCCAGCCGCGTCCTGTGTACGTGCAGCCGCGTCCGGTGTACGTGCAGCCGCGCCCGGTGTACGTCGAGCGCCGCGACTGGGACCGCCATGATCGCCGCGACTGGGATCGCGACGACCGACGCGACCGCCATGACCGCCATGACCGGGACCGTAATGACCGCTGGGACCGCCACGGCCGCTGA
- a CDS encoding metallophosphoesterase encodes MRLLPDMAMGVLFNVAAVLVLVVLTVLVPVGLMSASLRRRRWSELVGWLGLLSMGFFSSLLVSTLARDLVLLALRLAGLPGADVVRASAVAVPVVALAVTALGFVNARRLARVKQVEVPIAGLPPSLHGYAIAQVSDIHVGPTIKRPYLNAIVNRVNELGADAIAITGDLVDGSVHRLSRHTQPLARLAAPDGVFFVTGNHEYYSGAEEWIAEVRRLGVIVLLNQHVLRRRHDATVMIAGVADYTAHHFHPAHKSDPRTAAGASRDAADVRILLAHQPRSAPAAAEAGFHLQLSGHTHGGQFFPWNLFVPLQQPFVSGLHRVRDMWVYISRGTGYWGPPKRFGAPSEITLLRLVPA; translated from the coding sequence ATGCGCCTGCTGCCGGACATGGCGATGGGCGTCCTGTTCAATGTGGCCGCCGTGCTGGTGCTGGTCGTGCTCACCGTGCTGGTGCCGGTCGGGCTGATGTCGGCCTCGCTGCGCCGGCGCCGCTGGTCCGAACTGGTCGGCTGGCTGGGGCTGCTCTCGATGGGCTTCTTCTCGTCGCTGCTGGTGAGCACGCTGGCGCGCGACCTGGTCTTGCTGGCGCTGCGCCTGGCGGGGCTGCCCGGTGCCGACGTGGTCCGCGCCAGCGCCGTGGCGGTGCCCGTGGTGGCACTGGCCGTCACCGCGCTCGGCTTCGTCAATGCGCGCCGCCTGGCCCGGGTGAAGCAGGTGGAGGTGCCGATCGCCGGGCTGCCCCCGAGCCTGCACGGCTACGCGATCGCCCAGGTCTCTGACATCCACGTCGGGCCGACCATCAAGCGGCCTTACCTGAACGCCATCGTCAACCGGGTCAACGAGCTCGGCGCGGACGCGATCGCCATTACCGGCGACCTGGTGGACGGCAGCGTGCACCGCCTGAGCCGGCATACCCAGCCCCTGGCCCGCCTGGCCGCGCCGGACGGCGTGTTCTTCGTGACCGGCAACCATGAATACTATTCCGGCGCCGAGGAGTGGATTGCCGAGGTGCGCCGCCTGGGCGTCATCGTCCTGCTGAACCAGCATGTCCTGCGGCGCCGCCACGACGCCACCGTGATGATCGCCGGCGTCGCCGATTACACCGCCCACCATTTCCACCCGGCGCACAAGAGCGACCCGCGCACAGCGGCCGGCGCGTCGCGCGACGCGGCCGACGTGCGCATCCTGCTGGCGCACCAGCCGCGCAGTGCGCCGGCGGCGGCGGAGGCGGGCTTCCACTTGCAACTGTCGGGCCATACCCATGGCGGCCAGTTCTTCCCCTGGAACCTGTTCGTGCCGCTGCAGCAGCCTTTTGTTTCCGGTCTTCACCGGGTGCGCGACATGTGGGTGTACATCAGCCGCGGCACGGGCTACTGGGGGCCGCCGAAGCGCTTTGGCGCCCCTTCCGAAATCACCTTGCTCCGTCTGGTCCCCGCCTGA
- a CDS encoding M20/M25/M40 family metallo-hydrolase — MNRSRRSFPVLTVLAAGLATSVLSSAALAASPGNDPAALARIRDTAMQSDYAWERLADMTDLIGPRLSGSPGAAAAVTQVAEAMRKLGAKVTLQPVKVPHWVRGAETGELVDYAGRPDGITQRVVLTALGGSGATPAAGLTAPVLVVNSFDALKARGAEVKGKIVLFDVAFDQHMAEGGLAGAAYGQGSAYRRDGPRLAAELGAAAVLVRSVGGADYRIPHTGNTGLLDTARIPAAAVTAEDAMLMSRLARRGPLGMKLVLTPQNLPDADSYNVIADLPGTDKADEIVVVSGHLDSWDLATGAHDDATGVASAMAVLATLKKLDYQPRRTIRMIAWMNEENGTRGARGYLAAEQANAEKHIGAIESDNGAGRPFGLRASVPAASSKLFAPLQAALQPIGAGVFRREDALSTGDLSGLERAGVPSFAPLIDTSAYFNYHHTPADTLDKVDPDHLRRHVALMAATSWFLANIEQPIGRAKVPER, encoded by the coding sequence ATGAACCGCAGCCGCCGCAGCTTCCCTGTCCTCACCGTTCTTGCCGCTGGCCTTGCCACGTCGGTGCTCAGCAGCGCGGCGCTGGCCGCCAGTCCCGGCAACGACCCGGCGGCGCTCGCCAGGATCCGCGACACGGCGATGCAGAGCGATTACGCCTGGGAGCGCCTTGCGGACATGACCGACCTGATCGGCCCCCGCCTGTCCGGTTCGCCGGGTGCGGCGGCGGCGGTGACCCAGGTGGCCGAAGCGATGCGCAAGCTCGGTGCGAAAGTGACCCTCCAGCCGGTGAAAGTGCCGCACTGGGTACGCGGCGCCGAGACCGGCGAACTGGTCGACTATGCCGGCCGTCCGGACGGCATCACCCAGCGCGTGGTCCTGACCGCGCTCGGCGGTTCCGGCGCGACCCCGGCCGCCGGCCTGACCGCGCCGGTGCTGGTGGTAAACAGTTTCGATGCGCTGAAGGCGCGCGGGGCCGAAGTCAAGGGCAAGATCGTGCTGTTCGACGTGGCCTTCGACCAGCACATGGCCGAAGGCGGGCTGGCCGGCGCGGCCTATGGCCAGGGCTCGGCCTACCGCCGCGACGGCCCGCGCCTGGCGGCCGAACTGGGCGCAGCCGCGGTGCTGGTGCGCTCGGTGGGCGGCGCGGACTACCGTATCCCGCACACCGGCAACACCGGCTTGCTGGACACGGCACGCATTCCGGCCGCGGCCGTCACTGCGGAAGACGCGATGCTGATGAGCCGCCTGGCCAGGCGCGGCCCGCTCGGCATGAAGCTGGTGCTGACGCCGCAGAACCTGCCGGACGCCGACAGCTACAACGTGATCGCCGACCTGCCGGGCACCGACAAGGCGGACGAGATCGTGGTCGTGTCGGGGCACCTGGATTCGTGGGACCTGGCCACCGGCGCGCACGACGACGCCACCGGCGTCGCCAGTGCCATGGCCGTGCTCGCGACCCTCAAGAAGCTCGATTACCAACCGCGCCGCACCATCCGCATGATTGCCTGGATGAACGAAGAGAACGGCACCCGCGGGGCGCGCGGCTACCTGGCCGCCGAGCAGGCCAATGCCGAGAAGCACATCGGTGCGATCGAAAGCGACAATGGCGCCGGCCGGCCCTTCGGCCTGCGCGCCAGCGTGCCGGCGGCTTCGAGCAAGCTGTTCGCCCCCTTGCAGGCCGCGCTGCAGCCGATCGGGGCCGGCGTGTTCCGCCGCGAGGATGCGCTCTCGACCGGCGATCTGTCGGGCCTGGAACGTGCAGGCGTGCCGAGCTTCGCGCCGCTGATTGACACGTCCGCCTATTTCAATTACCACCACACCCCGGCCGATACGCTGGACAAGGTCGATCCCGACCACCTGCGCCGCCACGTGGCGCTGATGGCGGCGACCAGTTGGTTCCTGGCGAACATCGAGCAGCCGATCGGCCGCGCCAAGGTACCGGAGCGCTGA
- a CDS encoding DUF1566 domain-containing protein, with translation MGEYMQVRAMLQEGEAYAGLILGKEEDPDYHLVLLPGEAVDVSWTTAVEWAVSCGGVLPTRRELALLFANQREVFDRNWYWSSEPHETRTQLVWGQNFASGIQTIYGRPYRGHARAIRRIPVP, from the coding sequence ATGGGCGAGTACATGCAAGTTCGGGCCATGCTGCAAGAAGGCGAGGCCTACGCGGGACTGATCCTGGGCAAGGAAGAAGATCCCGATTACCACCTGGTGCTGTTGCCGGGCGAGGCGGTCGACGTCAGCTGGACAACGGCGGTCGAATGGGCAGTCTCATGCGGGGGCGTGCTGCCGACGCGGCGCGAGCTCGCCTTGCTGTTCGCAAACCAGCGCGAGGTATTCGATCGCAACTGGTACTGGTCGAGCGAGCCGCACGAGACGCGCACCCAGTTGGTCTGGGGGCAGAACTTTGCCAGCGGCATCCAGACCATCTACGGCCGCCCCTACCGTGGCCATGCGCGGGCGATACGACGCATCCCCGTACCCTGA